The following proteins are encoded in a genomic region of Dialister hominis:
- a CDS encoding ABC transporter ATP-binding protein yields MADYVLQLKNINKYFGKSHVIKNVNLSFERGHFITFLGPSGCGKTTLLRMIAGFYEPDEGEILLNGKNVERIPPYGRNTSMVFQEYALFPHMNVFDNVSYGLKVKKVPKDKMTKRVEDALELMQLKGMKKRFPNQMSGGQQQRVAVARALVMKPDVLLLDEPLSNLDAKLRESVRVELRTIQQKMGLSVIYVTHDQSEALSMSDAVVVLKDGEVHQVGTPQEIYFEPKTQFVADFIGTTNLISVEGKGNNDVAYGNTVFHSTNPVTPGARYVASVRPESIKISLEKAEGKVNIKTSIVNRMFLGEKVRYFVKDELDKEWIVDMFDPGKTLLSGDAYVTFKAEKAWVIEDK; encoded by the coding sequence ATGGCAGACTATGTATTGCAGTTAAAGAATATCAATAAATATTTCGGGAAAAGCCATGTGATCAAGAATGTCAATCTGTCCTTTGAAAGAGGCCATTTCATTACCTTTCTGGGACCATCCGGCTGTGGCAAGACGACACTCCTCCGCATGATTGCAGGATTTTATGAACCCGATGAAGGGGAAATCCTCCTGAACGGAAAGAACGTCGAAAGGATTCCCCCTTATGGAAGAAATACATCCATGGTATTCCAGGAATATGCGCTCTTCCCTCATATGAACGTTTTTGACAACGTATCTTACGGGCTGAAAGTCAAAAAGGTTCCCAAAGATAAAATGACCAAGCGCGTGGAAGATGCACTGGAACTCATGCAGCTCAAAGGGATGAAAAAACGTTTCCCGAACCAGATGTCCGGCGGCCAGCAGCAGCGTGTCGCTGTCGCAAGAGCACTTGTCATGAAACCGGACGTCCTTCTTCTCGATGAACCGCTTTCCAATCTGGATGCGAAGCTCCGCGAAAGCGTCCGTGTCGAATTAAGAACCATCCAGCAGAAAATGGGACTCTCCGTTATTTACGTAACACATGACCAGTCAGAAGCCCTTTCCATGTCGGATGCCGTCGTCGTACTGAAAGACGGCGAAGTCCATCAGGTCGGCACGCCGCAGGAAATCTATTTCGAACCGAAGACACAGTTCGTCGCTGATTTCATCGGCACAACCAATCTCATTTCCGTAGAAGGAAAAGGGAATAACGACGTGGCTTATGGAAATACCGTATTCCATTCCACCAATCCCGTCACCCCGGGTGCCAGGTACGTCGCATCCGTCCGTCCGGAAAGCATAAAGATCTCCCTGGAAAAAGCGGAGGGGAAGGTCAATATCAAGACCTCTATCGTAAACCGCATGTTCCTGGGCGAAAAAGTGCGCTACTTCGTCAAGGATGAATTGGACAAGGAATGGATTGTAGACATGTTCGATCCAGGGAAAACGCTTCTCAGCGGTGACGCCTATGTCACGTTCAAAGCGGAAAAAGCATGGGTGATTGAAGACAAATAA
- a CDS encoding L-ribulose-5-phosphate 4-epimerase: MLEELKEEVLEANLELPRHHVVLYTWGNASGIDRERNLIVIKPSGVPYEYLKASDMVVVNLEGEVVEGNLRPSSDTRTHIELYKNFPEIGGVVHTHSIHAAAFAQAGRPIIPIGTTHADYFYGPVPCTRPLTKEEVEDDYERNTGKVIAETFRDLKIDPKSTPGVLVRNHGPFTWGKDVKEAAYHAVVLETVAEMALKTFLLSPDARIQNYILEKHYERKHGPHAYYGQVK, from the coding sequence ATGTTAGAAGAACTGAAAGAAGAAGTGCTGGAGGCAAATCTGGAACTTCCCCGTCATCATGTCGTGCTTTATACATGGGGGAACGCGAGCGGAATCGACAGGGAAAGAAACCTCATCGTCATCAAACCGTCCGGCGTACCGTATGAATACCTGAAAGCTTCCGATATGGTCGTCGTGAACCTTGAAGGCGAAGTGGTGGAAGGAAATCTGAGACCATCCTCAGATACCAGGACCCACATTGAACTGTACAAGAACTTCCCGGAAATCGGCGGAGTCGTCCACACCCATTCCATTCACGCCGCAGCCTTCGCACAGGCCGGAAGGCCGATCATCCCTATTGGCACGACCCATGCAGACTATTTCTACGGACCCGTTCCCTGTACCAGACCCCTCACGAAAGAAGAAGTGGAAGACGACTACGAAAGAAATACGGGAAAAGTGATCGCTGAAACCTTCCGTGATCTCAAGATTGATCCTAAATCCACGCCCGGCGTACTCGTCAGAAACCATGGCCCGTTCACATGGGGGAAAGATGTTAAAGAAGCTGCATACCATGCAGTCGTCCTGGAAACAGTCGCAGAAATGGCCCTCAAGACATTCCTTCTCTCGCCGGATGCAAGGATACAGAACTACATCCTGGAAAAACACTACGAAAGAAAACACGGACCCCATGCCTACTATGGGCAAGTGAAATAA
- the rlmD gene encoding 23S rRNA (uracil(1939)-C(5))-methyltransferase RlmD translates to MSTKNTPLTLNATYTIEIRDLGVHGEGIGSAENFTVFVPGALPGETVKAKIILIKKSYASGKLISVEKPSPYRTVPQCPVYDSCGGCQISHLTYEGQLAAKERRVKDVMVRIGKASEDVVLPILGAPHEWNYRNKMAVPVGQVTGGPVLGYYRQGTHQIVPIQECLIQEEENNRLLRFAEDFMIRHGITGYNEKSGKGCVRHVMGRVGDNGEVMAVIVTATENLPKKDLWAEEIQKALPEVVSLYHDVQNKKRNVILGPEIHHIWGRKTLTASLCGIAFEVSPFSFFQVHKAQAEVLYQKALDAADLKGGETVIDAYCGTGTISLCLAKKARRVIGIEIVREAIEDAKKNAAFNHIENAEFHAADAGLLMPKLYEEGLRPDVIVMDPVRAGCSEDVLKAAAGMQPARIVYVSCNPATLARDAEILGRLGHYKLQSVQPVDMFPQTTHVECVCLMSRTGK, encoded by the coding sequence ATGTCTACTAAAAATACCCCACTCACATTAAACGCGACGTATACGATCGAGATCCGCGATCTTGGTGTCCATGGCGAAGGCATCGGATCGGCGGAGAATTTTACTGTCTTCGTTCCGGGAGCTCTTCCTGGAGAGACGGTGAAGGCGAAGATCATCCTGATCAAGAAATCGTACGCTTCCGGGAAACTCATTTCCGTCGAGAAGCCGTCTCCCTACCGTACGGTGCCCCAGTGCCCGGTCTATGATTCCTGCGGAGGATGCCAGATTTCCCATCTGACCTACGAGGGCCAGCTGGCAGCGAAGGAACGCCGCGTGAAGGACGTCATGGTCCGCATCGGCAAGGCAAGCGAAGACGTCGTCCTTCCGATTCTTGGCGCGCCGCATGAATGGAATTACCGAAATAAAATGGCCGTCCCTGTCGGACAGGTGACAGGCGGCCCCGTTCTTGGCTACTACCGCCAGGGCACGCACCAGATCGTCCCGATTCAGGAATGCCTCATTCAGGAAGAGGAAAACAACCGCCTTCTCCGCTTTGCGGAAGATTTCATGATCCGCCATGGCATTACCGGCTACAATGAGAAATCCGGAAAAGGCTGCGTCCGCCACGTCATGGGGCGTGTCGGCGATAATGGGGAAGTCATGGCCGTCATCGTGACTGCCACCGAAAACCTGCCGAAGAAGGACCTCTGGGCTGAAGAAATCCAGAAAGCCCTCCCCGAAGTCGTTTCTCTTTACCACGATGTCCAGAATAAGAAACGCAACGTCATCTTAGGACCGGAAATCCACCACATCTGGGGAAGAAAGACCCTCACCGCATCCCTCTGCGGCATTGCCTTCGAAGTATCGCCATTTTCCTTCTTCCAGGTCCACAAGGCCCAGGCAGAAGTCCTCTACCAGAAAGCCTTGGATGCCGCTGACCTCAAAGGCGGGGAAACCGTCATCGACGCCTACTGCGGCACAGGCACCATTTCCCTCTGCCTTGCGAAAAAAGCACGCCGCGTCATCGGCATCGAAATCGTCAGGGAAGCCATCGAAGACGCTAAGAAAAATGCCGCATTCAACCATATAGAAAACGCCGAATTCCACGCCGCCGACGCAGGCCTCCTCATGCCGAAACTCTACGAAGAAGGCCTTCGCCCCGACGTCATCGTCATGGACCCCGTCAGAGCCGGATGCAGCGAAGACGTTCTCAAAGCCGCCGCAGGCATGCAACCCGCCCGCATCGTCTACGTCTCCTGCAACCCCGCCACCTTGGCCCGCGACGCAGAGATCTTGGGCCGCTTAGGCCACTACAAACTACAGTCCGTCCAGCCCGTGGACATGTTCCCACAGACCACTCACGTCGAGTGCGTATGTTTGATGTCTAGGACAGGAAAGTAA
- a CDS encoding recombinase family protein, giving the protein MIIIEKRLKIQETKKWKKGRRTERHREEEKKRIRKGFSENQTVEIIPAKYKGSAAAHRHLRVAAYCRVSTYEDAQAGSFELQIQHFKEQITKNQDWQFVNVYSDEGVSGTSIRKRFGFQHMIADCEAGKIDLILTKSISRFTRNTLDCLDVVRKLKGLNPPVGVCFETENLNTIETNSELILGVISLVAQGESEQKSAAITWSFIERCKKGIAVFSTYNLLGYDKDRFGKIIIADDEAEVVRYIYSLYLDGLSVREVAQQLTEQQIPTIRGNVVWSGSTVRNILRNEKYCGDVLMQKTFPNCNNKLNTRRTFMQ; this is encoded by the coding sequence GTGATAATTATTGAAAAACGCCTAAAAATTCAGGAAACGAAAAAATGGAAAAAAGGAAGGAGGACAGAACGACACCGTGAGGAGGAAAAGAAACGTATCCGTAAGGGGTTTTCAGAAAATCAGACAGTTGAAATCATTCCTGCTAAATATAAGGGAAGTGCGGCTGCACATCGGCATCTTCGTGTTGCGGCATATTGTCGAGTCAGTACATATGAGGATGCGCAGGCGGGAAGCTTTGAATTACAGATTCAGCATTTCAAGGAACAGATAACCAAAAATCAGGATTGGCAGTTTGTTAATGTATATTCGGATGAAGGAGTGTCAGGTACATCCATCAGGAAACGATTCGGATTTCAACATATGATAGCTGATTGCGAGGCTGGTAAAATTGATCTGATTTTGACAAAGAGTATCAGTAGGTTTACTCGTAATACACTTGATTGTTTGGATGTTGTCAGAAAACTTAAAGGGTTAAATCCTCCGGTTGGTGTATGTTTCGAAACAGAGAACCTGAATACTATTGAAACCAATAGTGAATTGATTCTCGGCGTTATCAGCTTAGTTGCACAAGGAGAATCAGAACAAAAAAGTGCAGCCATTACATGGTCATTTATTGAGCGGTGTAAAAAAGGGATTGCTGTTTTTTCAACATATAATTTATTGGGATATGATAAAGATCGATTCGGTAAAATTATTATTGCCGATGACGAAGCGGAGGTTGTGCGATATATCTATTCATTATATTTAGATGGATTATCAGTTCGTGAAGTGGCACAACAGCTTACCGAACAACAAATTCCGACAATTCGTGGCAATGTGGTGTGGAGTGGTTCAACGGTACGTAATATTCTAAGAAATGAAAAATATTGTGGCGATGTATTAATGCAAAAAACTTTCCCGAATTGCAATAATAAGTTGAACACCCGGCGAACCTTTATGCAGTAA
- a CDS encoding IS30 family transposase: protein MDQNHFTTDTLRKKGAHLTFEERVIIQTRLRDKQSYRSIAREIGCCVNTVRNEVKRGKVLCYNGKVERYRAADGQSTYEAHRENCGRKCDAIAKGAFLDYVQKRLQEHHWSLDACFGRALVTGEFQRGEMVCTKTLYNYVTLGLLGKIKSIDLPLRVKRKNARKRVRERKKKFGRSIDERDPSVDERQDFGHWECDLVLGSRSKDEVLLTLVERKTRCSLIRKLPNKESASVIAAFRKLKDGMFRGCFSRVFLSITTDNGSEFSSLSELEKLSHTRIYYAHPYCSSDKGTNENHNGLFRRFLPKGKKIQDYPVEHISRVECWANTLPRKILGYKTPEECFREEMLAALTA from the coding sequence ATGGATCAAAATCATTTTACCACGGATACGTTACGCAAAAAAGGGGCTCATTTAACTTTTGAGGAACGAGTCATTATCCAAACGCGTCTCCGCGACAAGCAATCGTATCGGAGCATAGCCCGTGAGATTGGGTGCTGTGTCAATACGGTACGCAACGAGGTGAAGCGTGGCAAGGTTCTTTGCTATAACGGCAAGGTGGAACGCTATCGCGCAGCAGACGGGCAAAGCACCTATGAGGCGCATCGCGAAAACTGTGGTCGCAAATGCGACGCCATAGCAAAGGGAGCATTCCTCGACTATGTGCAGAAGAGACTTCAGGAACATCACTGGTCGCTCGATGCCTGCTTTGGCAGGGCACTGGTTACGGGAGAATTTCAACGTGGCGAGATGGTCTGTACGAAAACCCTGTACAACTATGTCACGCTGGGGCTCCTAGGAAAAATCAAGAGTATTGACCTGCCCTTGCGCGTCAAGCGAAAAAACGCCAGGAAGCGGGTTCGTGAGCGTAAGAAGAAGTTCGGCCGCAGTATAGATGAGCGCGATCCTTCTGTGGATGAGCGTCAGGATTTCGGGCATTGGGAGTGTGACCTTGTACTGGGATCTCGCTCAAAGGACGAAGTACTGCTGACTCTGGTTGAGCGCAAGACACGCTGTTCCCTCATCAGAAAACTGCCCAACAAGGAAAGTGCCTCTGTAATAGCAGCCTTCAGAAAATTGAAGGATGGAATGTTCCGCGGCTGTTTCAGCCGAGTGTTCCTCAGCATTACGACAGACAATGGCAGTGAGTTTTCTAGCCTGTCGGAGCTAGAGAAACTAAGTCACACACGGATCTATTATGCGCATCCGTACTGCTCCAGCGACAAAGGTACGAATGAGAATCACAACGGCTTATTCCGTCGATTTCTTCCCAAAGGGAAGAAAATCCAGGATTACCCAGTGGAACACATTTCCAGAGTAGAGTGCTGGGCCAACACCCTGCCAAGAAAAATACTCGGCTATAAGACACCCGAGGAGTGCTTTAGGGAAGAAATGCTTGCAGCACTTACTGCATAA
- a CDS encoding transposase, with protein MQSNIYFLDHKDLGLQGCASNLGISQQTLSRWKKELQETSDIECSGSGNFSSDEEKEIAKLKRELRDTQDALDVLKKAISILGK; from the coding sequence ATGCAGTCCAATATTTATTTCCTTGATCACAAAGACCTTGGACTTCAAGGTTGTGCATCAAATCTGGGTATAAGCCAGCAGACCCTTTCTCGATGGAAAAAAGAGCTGCAAGAGACTAGCGATATTGAATGCAGTGGTTCAGGCAACTTCTCTTCTGATGAAGAAAAAGAAATTGCAAAATTAAAGCGAGAGCTTCGTGACACACAGGATGCACTTGATGTATTAAAAAAAGCCATCAGCATTTTGGGAAAATAA
- a CDS encoding IS3 family transposase produces the protein MYLEVSAKTETANQEKRRVSVSGMLRILGVSRSGYRAWLKHVPSDMQERKEAVKVRIQDIYDDSKQNYGAPKIAKELQKNGEVIAERTVGKYMKEMGIKAQWIKPWTVTTKDSDFSNKLHNLLDQRFNPDRPNAVWCSDITYIWTREGFVYLTSIMDLFSRKIIAWTLSKTMEVSSVIDTINKAKARRSTDLPLILHSDRGSQYVSREYKKATEKMQLSYSKKAFPWDNACIESFHSLLKREWINRFKIRDYQQANRLVFEYIEAFYNTKRIHGYCGYMSPNDFESLYEKTKDSRLQLAG, from the coding sequence ATTTATCTTGAGGTTTCTGCAAAGACAGAAACAGCTAACCAGGAAAAACGCCGGGTTTCTGTCTCTGGGATGCTGAGAATATTAGGCGTTTCACGCTCTGGTTATAGGGCATGGCTTAAACATGTACCTTCTGATATGCAAGAACGTAAGGAGGCTGTGAAAGTTAGAATCCAAGACATCTACGATGATTCAAAACAAAACTATGGAGCCCCTAAAATTGCCAAAGAACTGCAAAAAAATGGTGAGGTTATCGCTGAGCGTACAGTTGGCAAATATATGAAAGAAATGGGTATCAAAGCTCAGTGGATCAAACCCTGGACTGTGACAACCAAAGACTCCGATTTCAGTAACAAGCTTCATAATCTATTGGATCAGCGGTTCAACCCCGACAGACCCAATGCTGTTTGGTGCAGTGACATCACCTATATCTGGACAAGAGAAGGGTTTGTCTATCTAACCAGCATAATGGATTTATTTTCCAGAAAAATCATTGCCTGGACGCTTTCCAAAACAATGGAAGTATCTTCGGTAATTGATACAATAAACAAAGCTAAAGCAAGGCGTTCAACTGATTTACCACTGATTCTTCATAGCGATAGAGGGAGTCAGTATGTTTCTAGAGAATATAAAAAGGCGACTGAAAAAATGCAACTGAGTTATTCAAAAAAAGCTTTCCCATGGGACAACGCATGTATTGAATCCTTCCACTCTCTGTTAAAGAGAGAATGGATCAACAGGTTCAAAATTAGAGACTATCAACAGGCAAACCGCCTTGTTTTTGAATATATCGAGGCTTTTTACAATACAAAGAGAATTCACGGTTACTGCGGATATATGTCACCCAATGATTTTGAATCTTTATATGAAAAAACAAAAGATAGCAGATTACAATTAGCCGGCTAA
- a CDS encoding HdeD family acid-resistance protein: MLFFIAGWTALNNPLTTLIAMGLMFGMIAIVQGVSALMYYFELKKVLPGNPWYLILIGVLDLLVGLYLVFNPAVSVTFLPMLFVTWFLIDSIMNIFLAFRLKDSQRSWFWVRLTLGILGVVIGFALAGNLLAAIISVTYLIAFYFFTGAIIKLIDAFV, from the coding sequence GTGCTGTTCTTTATTGCCGGATGGACCGCCCTCAACAATCCGCTGACCACTTTGATTGCTATGGGGCTTATGTTTGGGATGATTGCCATCGTACAGGGGGTTTCAGCCCTGATGTACTACTTTGAGCTGAAAAAGGTGCTGCCCGGTAATCCTTGGTACTTGATCCTGATTGGCGTATTGGACTTGCTGGTTGGCCTTTATCTGGTGTTCAATCCGGCTGTCAGTGTGACGTTCCTGCCGATGTTGTTTGTGACTTGGTTCCTCATCGACTCCATCATGAACATTTTCCTGGCCTTCCGCTTGAAGGATAGCCAGAGGAGCTGGTTCTGGGTGCGACTCACCTTGGGCATCCTGGGGGTCGTGATCGGGTTTGCCTTGGCGGGGAACTTGTTAGCCGCCATCATTTCCGTCACCTACTTGATCGCGTTCTACTTCTTCACCGGCGCCATCATCAAGCTGATTGACGCGTTTGTCTAG
- a CDS encoding Hsp20 family protein: MEDAKPDGIKAKLENGLLKVVVPKEEKPNNSITIDVE; encoded by the coding sequence TTGGAAGATGCCAAGCCAGATGGTATTAAAGCAAAACTGGAAAATGGTTTACTTAAAGTTGTAGTTCCTAAAGAAGAAAAGCCAAACAACAGCATTACAATTGATGTTGAATAA
- a CDS encoding IS30 family transposase, translating to MDQNHFTTDTLRKKGAHLTFEERVIIQTRLRDKQSYRSIAREIGCCVNTVRNEVKRGKVLCYNGKVERYRAADGQSTYEAHRENCGRKCDAIAKGAFLDYVQKRLQEHHWSLDACFGRALITGEFQRGEMVCTKTLYNYVTLGLLGKIKSIDLPLRVKRKNARKRVRERKKKFGRSIDERDPSVDERQDFGHWECDLVLGSRSKDEVLLTLVERKTRCSLIRKLPNKESASVIAAFRKLKDGMFRGCFSRVFLSITTDNGSEFSSLSELEKLSHTRIYYAHPYCSSDKGTNENHNGLFRRFLPKGKKIQDYPVEHISRVECWANTLPRKILGYKTPEECFREEMLAALTA from the coding sequence ATGGATCAAAATCATTTTACCACGGATACGTTACGCAAAAAAGGGGCTCATTTAACTTTTGAGGAACGAGTCATTATCCAAACGCGTCTCCGCGACAAGCAATCGTATCGGAGCATAGCCCGTGAGATTGGGTGCTGTGTCAATACGGTACGCAACGAGGTGAAGCGTGGCAAGGTTCTTTGCTATAACGGCAAGGTGGAACGCTATCGCGCAGCAGACGGGCAAAGCACCTATGAGGCGCATCGCGAAAACTGTGGTCGCAAATGCGACGCCATAGCAAAGGGAGCATTCCTCGACTATGTGCAGAAGAGACTTCAGGAACATCACTGGTCGCTCGATGCCTGCTTTGGCAGGGCACTGATTACGGGAGAATTTCAACGTGGCGAGATGGTCTGTACGAAAACCCTGTACAACTATGTCACGCTGGGGCTCCTAGGAAAAATCAAGAGTATTGACCTGCCCTTGCGCGTCAAGCGAAAAAACGCCAGGAAGCGGGTTCGTGAGCGTAAGAAGAAGTTCGGCCGCAGTATAGATGAGCGCGATCCTTCTGTGGATGAGCGTCAGGATTTCGGGCATTGGGAGTGTGACCTTGTACTGGGATCTCGCTCAAAGGACGAAGTACTGCTGACTCTGGTTGAGCGCAAGACACGCTGTTCCCTCATCAGAAAACTGCCCAACAAGGAAAGTGCCTCTGTAATAGCAGCCTTCAGAAAATTGAAGGATGGAATGTTCCGCGGCTGTTTCAGCCGAGTGTTCCTCAGCATTACGACAGACAATGGCAGTGAGTTTTCTAGCCTGTCGGAGCTAGAGAAACTAAGTCACACACGGATCTATTATGCGCATCCGTACTGCTCCAGCGACAAAGGTACGAATGAGAATCACAACGGCTTATTCCGTCGATTTCTTCCCAAAGGGAAGAAAATCCAGGATTACCCAGTGGAACACATTTCCAGAGTAGAGTGCTGGGCCAACACCCTGCCAAGAAAAATACTCGGCTATAAGACACCCGAGGAGTGCTTTAGGGAAGAAATGCTTGCAGCACTTACTGCATAA
- a CDS encoding restriction endonuclease, translated as MPKYYVFRINYEESWQPLVRSAIDKGELRQGWGMQQGTDSLRVDQDESAFLKAWDKIWPGSEISYCKRKYSSLSKMLDFNNGDIIVVPKAPDWRQFLILTVNGSYRFDDDLNSKFNNGDDFRHIIPVEYKKTVGYDYSDDSRKIVKKFGAYRSPINSVYDKKFQNAINTLLQDSNKNLTTSQDELAALGLEDSQPFKDLKKWIPNTINNWGADKLEKLIQSLFEKNGFTLIKRNRHNNKGGDIDLVFAMPSVPLLDGILEDTPFPQVWIQAKNKRGHDANAIDGIKQLIEQKRTDNLSAICILINTTDCFDKEAKMMAESHDIILINGTQFARLILKYGIEDCLA; from the coding sequence ATGCCGAAATACTACGTTTTTAGAATCAATTATGAAGAGTCATGGCAGCCACTTGTTAGATCCGCTATTGATAAAGGTGAACTTCGTCAAGGATGGGGAATGCAGCAGGGAACAGACAGCTTGAGGGTTGATCAAGATGAATCTGCGTTTTTGAAAGCATGGGATAAAATATGGCCAGGTAGTGAGATATCGTATTGTAAACGAAAATATAGTTCACTTAGCAAAATGTTGGATTTTAACAATGGTGATATTATTGTTGTCCCTAAAGCACCAGATTGGCGACAATTTTTAATCCTTACTGTAAATGGATCATATCGGTTTGATGATGATTTAAATTCTAAATTTAACAATGGTGATGATTTCCGCCATATTATTCCTGTGGAATATAAAAAAACTGTTGGTTATGACTATTCTGATGATAGCCGGAAAATAGTCAAAAAATTTGGTGCTTATCGATCTCCAATCAACAGTGTATATGATAAAAAATTTCAAAATGCAATTAATACGTTATTGCAAGATTCTAATAAGAATTTAACAACATCCCAAGATGAACTAGCAGCATTAGGGTTGGAGGATTCTCAACCCTTTAAAGACTTAAAAAAATGGATTCCCAATACAATTAATAATTGGGGAGCAGATAAATTAGAAAAGTTAATTCAATCGTTGTTCGAAAAAAATGGTTTTACACTCATCAAAAGAAATCGGCATAATAACAAAGGTGGCGATATTGATTTAGTGTTTGCTATGCCATCTGTTCCACTTTTAGATGGTATTTTAGAAGATACACCTTTTCCTCAAGTCTGGATTCAAGCTAAAAACAAACGAGGCCATGATGCTAATGCAATAGATGGAATTAAACAACTGATAGAACAGAAAAGGACTGATAATTTATCAGCTATTTGCATATTGATTAATACAACAGACTGTTTTGACAAGGAAGCCAAAATGATGGCTGAATCACATGATATTATTCTTATTAATGGGACACAGTTTGCAAGATTGATTTTAAAATATGGTATTGAAGATTGTCTTGCTTGA
- a CDS encoding recombinase family protein — MELQTRNVTIIPARTYLHRSHTEEKPKCRVAAYCRVSTDSDEQATSYETQIEHYTTYIHNHPDWKLAGIYADDRISGTNTKKRDEFNRMIEDCMAGTIDMIITKSISRFARNTLDCLKYIRQLKDKHIPVFFEKENINTMDSKGEVLLTIMASLAQQESQSLSQNVKLGLQYRYQRGEVQINCNHFLGYAKDENKHMVIVPEEAEIVKRIYREYLEGASMLKIARNLTADGLKNGAGHTKWRDSNIRQILQNEKYMGDALLQKTYTVDFLTKKRVKNTGIMPQYYVKDNHEAIIPRDIFLQVQEEMVRRSSIHLKNGRKLTYSSNHCFSQRIRCGKCGEIFRRIHWNNRGKKSIVWRCVNRVDHTGKCDARTISEFALEQVCLTAINQVLCGKKDFLAMLQHNIETVLSHNNDETLATIDTRLEELQTQLVKLASSKAGYDDVAEEIYHLREQKQQALAKNANQDEIRSRIENMATFLKTTSTAITQFDDYLVRQLIKTITVFEDSCTVEFKSGVTVDVEK, encoded by the coding sequence ATGGAATTACAGACGCGGAATGTCACGATCATTCCGGCACGAACCTATCTACACCGAAGCCATACTGAAGAAAAGCCAAAATGCCGTGTGGCTGCTTATTGCCGGGTTTCTACCGACAGCGACGAGCAGGCCACCAGTTATGAAACACAAATTGAGCACTACACCACCTACATCCACAATCATCCAGACTGGAAATTAGCCGGGATCTACGCTGATGATAGGATATCCGGTACCAATACCAAAAAGCGGGATGAATTTAATCGCATGATCGAAGATTGCATGGCAGGTACGATTGATATGATTATTACCAAATCCATCAGTCGATTTGCCCGCAACACGCTGGACTGCCTAAAATACATCCGGCAGTTAAAGGACAAGCACATTCCCGTCTTTTTTGAGAAGGAAAATATTAATACGATGGACTCTAAAGGCGAGGTGCTGCTTACTATTATGGCATCCCTAGCCCAGCAAGAAAGCCAATCCCTAAGCCAGAATGTGAAGCTGGGCCTGCAGTACCGCTACCAACGGGGTGAAGTACAAATCAACTGCAATCATTTTCTCGGTTATGCCAAGGATGAAAATAAACACATGGTCATAGTTCCGGAGGAAGCAGAAATCGTAAAACGCATTTACCGGGAATACCTTGAAGGTGCCAGTATGCTAAAAATCGCCCGCAACCTGACAGCGGACGGGTTAAAAAACGGTGCTGGTCACACCAAATGGCGAGACAGTAATATCAGACAGATTTTGCAAAATGAAAAATATATGGGTGATGCCCTCTTGCAAAAAACCTATACGGTGGATTTCCTTACCAAAAAGCGCGTCAAGAATACTGGCATCATGCCACAGTATTATGTAAAAGATAACCATGAGGCCATTATCCCCCGCGACATATTTCTGCAGGTGCAGGAAGAAATGGTACGGCGAAGTTCTATTCACTTGAAAAACGGGAGGAAGTTGACCTACAGCAGCAACCATTGTTTTTCCCAACGGATACGCTGTGGTAAATGTGGCGAGATATTCCGCCGGATACACTGGAACAACCGAGGAAAGAAATCCATCGTCTGGCGCTGTGTCAATCGAGTAGACCATACAGGTAAATGCGATGCCCGCACCATATCTGAATTTGCACTCGAGCAGGTCTGTCTAACAGCCATCAATCAGGTGCTATGCGGAAAGAAGGATTTTCTTGCCATGCTGCAGCATAATATCGAAACCGTTCTCAGCCATAACAATGATGAAACGCTGGCAACTATCGATACCCGATTGGAAGAACTGCAAACACAGCTTGTAAAGTTAGCAAGTTCCAAGGCTGGCTACGACGATGTTGCCGAAGAAATCTACCACCTGCGCGAACAAAAACAGCAAGCGCTGGCGAAAAATGCCAATCAGGATGAAATCCGCAGCCGTATAGAAAATATGGCTACATTCCTAAAAACAACATCCACTGCCATCACCCAGTTTGATGATTACCTCGTCCGGCAGCTAATTAAAACCATTACGGTGTTTGAGGATAGCTGTACCGTAGAATTCAAATCGGGTGTGACAGTGGATGTGGAGAAATAA